ATACCCAGTATTAAAAATAATACTACAACCATAAAAAGACAGTACTTGAACAAAAAAGGCCTTTGCTGTAGCATGTAAATCAGAAAGAGGAGGCACTATCATAAGACTCGTTACATCGAGAAAACCACCATAAAGGAGCGATATTGATGCATTATACTGGAACTATTTGGAGACCTCCCTATGAGGCATCCTCTCTACTAATTGAAGTCACTGCTGGCTGCACTCACCACAAGTGCAAATTCTGTACTCTCTACGATGATCTTCCTTTCAAATTTAAAATGTCCCCACTGGAAGATATCGAAACAGATCTGGCAGAAGTACGGTCTGAGCTTAGTGCCTGGCATAGCCAGCCAGTCAACCGTGTTTACTTAACTGGAGCCAATCCTTTCGTTTTGAAATTCGAACGGCTAAAAGAAATCGCAGATATGATTCACAAATATCTACCCGAGTGCCAGACAATAGGCTGTTTTGCCCGTGTTACTGATATTGCTCGCAAAACAGACGATGAATTAAAGGCTTTATACGAGCTTGGTTATGATGGCATTACCATTGGCGTGGAAACTGGTGATGGAGAAATTCTTGAATTCATGAATAAGGGCTATCCACCGGAAGAAATCGTAACCCAGAGTCACCGTCTGGATACCGTAAGCATCAAGTATAATTATTTTTATCTTACCGGTATCTCTGGTGCTGGACGAGGAAAAATCGGTGCATTAGCAACCGCCAAAGTATTTAATCAGACTCATCCACAAATTATCGGTTCCTCCATGCTTACCATCTATCCGAACTCTGAACTATTCGCTGAACTTCAGGCTGGCAATTGGTTCGAAGAAACAGAGCTCGAAAAACTGGAGGAATTGAAAACGCTCATTGGAAATTTGGATATTCCTGTATATTTCGCCACGCTAGGTGCGTCAAACGCTCTTTTTGTTGAAGGCCAGCTTCCAAAGGACAAAGCTGCGATGGTTACCCATCTTGAATATCTGTGCAACACACAAGACGAATCGGATTTGCGCCACTATCGCACACACCTAAAACAGCTTTAATTCACACCACCCTCCTTAATAGTAGCCAAGATAGACGCATTTCGCAGAAGAAACGCACGTATTTCCCTAATTCATTCCAGAATAGCTATTCATCAACTGTAAGTATGACATCGATTATGCGTAACCCATTATGCAAAAAAAATTATAGGAGTTGACTATTTACCATGAAAATTAAAACATCAACAATTAGCGGTATCATTGCCAATGAAACAAACCGAATGACACCCATACCTACCCAACAACTATTTGAAGATTTATATGTTATACAGGACAGCTTTGCTAATATATTCTTAATTAAAGATAATAAAAAATTTATTGCAATAGATGCTGGTATCAATCCTGATCAAATTAAACAGGAACTAACTAAACTTGGTATTTCTGCCGATGATGTAAAAACTGTCCTTTTAACACATTCAGACATCGACCATGTGAACGGGCTGAGTGCATTCAATAAGGCTGAAATCTATCTGCCGAAAGCTGAAGTTGCCATGCTTAATAAATTCAGAATAACAATGACTGAAACTGACTTTAACGCTGCTACTCAGGCATATTCCGATTTGAATCAGGACGAAAGTATGTTTGGCGATGACGACTATTGGCCACAAGATGATATGCAGATAACAAATCATTCGCCTCACCAATTAATCTCTTTCATGAAAAATAAGATAAATCAAAGCTTCAAGACAATAGATGATGGAGAAAAATTGCACTTCGATCAAACCAGTATTGAAGCCGTATTAATTGCGGGTCATACAAAAGGATTAACAAGTTACATTGTTAACCAAAAATACATTTTTGTTAGTGATGGCCTGAGCCTGCAGAATGGTTACGTTGCCCCATTTAATAAATTTCTTACTCTAGATCAAGAACAGCATCGAAAAAGCATCAGCAAAATTAAAAATTTGAAAGGCTTTGACTATATCTTCACCCAACATTACGGTTATACCGGCAATATTGCCAAAGCCTTTGAGAATTGGCTTGATTAACCGTAGCTTTTATATTCGTCAAAAATTAAAATTTGAAAGGGCCCTGAAAATGCGAAAAAGACATATTGCAACCTATCTACTTGCTTTAATTAATTTTATTTGTGCTGTATTCCACTCGGTTTTTCAATTCGAGTTATTATCTAACAAGGGGATCTACCGAGATTTTTTATTAACTGAAAACTTGGTCATCGCATTTGTCTTTGCTTACTTTTCGGCGATTATCTTCTTTGGTAAAGCAGAGGATAAACAAAGAATGGTAAAAATGAATATCTTCTTCTGGCTTACCTTTCTAGTATTCGTAGGTTTCACCCAACCAACTATTACTTCTTTAAATATCGTAAAATCTTTCCTGCTCTTTCCTCAAAATTATTACCTATTATCTCTTGGCAGCATTTCATTGATATTAAGCCTATTGGGTTTTCAGCAATTAAAGTTTTACCTTAATAATAACCAATAGCTGATGATGGGTAATTACCTAAAAAATCAAGGAAAACCTATTGTGCCCAAAGCCTCAATAAATAGACTTTACCACGTTTAATAGATACAGAATCAGGCTCAATTAGAGGACTCGGTTTATTGACAAAAAAAAGCGGTATCAGGCTTGTGATATTTAATTAAATGCCTTATTGATATAGGTAAATAAGGCATTTTCCCTAACAACACAAGCTGAATTATACGCGAAGTATGCTAATGCACCAAACTAAAATACGCCATAGCCTAGAAATATATATTTTTCTTTTTTCATTTATTATAGAATCATATATTTGAGGGAATTGCATAATTCCCTCAAAAAACATAGACGTAACCGCCTGTTGATGCATCTAAGGCAAAAATATTATCAGTAATTTTCATGTGTGCCCCCTCCATAAAACATACTCTTTTCGCTTTATTTCTTTTCAGTTATGAGATCAACCCCCTTTGGCTAAGATTGTCATAGACCGCCTTCATACTCCCTGCCCTATTTTTCAAAATCACTTTATAAAAGTTCGGCTTCACAAATAAGTAATTAATCAGTCTCCCAAATAGATTTTGAAAAAGATACTTCTTATGGTTTTTTATGTCTTGCGTAATTTTCCGCCCTAAATTACGCGCCAGCAGCAATTGATCAGCATTATCCATAACTCTACCGGCACCAATGCTGACTCCTAGACTACCCGACAGGTAACCCCTTTTGAATATACTGTCCCTAGCCATACAAGCAAGTCTCGTTGCAACTTGCTTGGCCCCCATTGCCCCAGCAGTAGATATTCCAGCCATATACTTTCCGCCTAGCGAGGATGTGAAGCGCTCATACATTCCCAGTCGGTCGATAAAATTCTTCATAATTGCATTTGGCGCTGCTGCAAAAGTAGGGGAACTCAAAATGATTCCATCGGCTTCATAAACTAATTGTCTTATTGTGGTAAAGTCATCAGAAAAAGGACATTCTCTTGCAAGACATTTTAAACATCCTGTGCAAAATTCAATTTTTTGTTTGGGGAGAAAAATCTCAGTTACCTGTGCACCTTCTTCTGCTGCACCCTTTAGTGCTTCTCTGGCAAGTGTTGCACTATTGCCATGATAATTTGAACTGCTAATCACTGCGACGATTTTCATACTTTCATTCACTCCTTTGCTTTTCTTGTGATAGCATAGCTTCCAACTCCGTAATACACTCTTTCGCCCATTGGATGAGCATCTGGTTGGTCATTAGTGCTCTTTTGACAATAAAGTGCCAGAAAATTTCATCCTGTTGGATCGATAATTCAGTTTCATTTTTCTTGGCATTTTTGATCATTTCAGTTAGCGTTTTTTTACCTTCTACCATCATTTGTTTGAAATTTTGTCGTTCTTCAATAAAGCGTTTAAACTGTTTTATTAGTTCTACCGCGCCTACCTTAGAGCCAAAGAATAATCGCAATGTGAATTCATCTCTTTTGGGCGCTGAGAAAAATTCTGGGAAGTCTGTCAACCATTCATCGAATGCCCTTTTCCCATCGTTAGTGATATGATAAATTTTTTTATTTGGTTTGTCGTCTTGTTGTTGAATATCCGATAATACATAGCCTTTTTTTTCTAGGATACCCAACTCGCGATAGATTTGGCTCAGACTGGCCGTCCATGAATAATTTACAGACTTATTAAAGATTTTTCCAAGATTGTACCCAGTCATCGGAGAATAAGTGAGAATGCCCAGTACTGCATATGGCAATGACATAATTAAACCCCTCCATATATAACATGTGTAATAATACATATAATAATATTATACATGTTATATATTGTCAAGTGAGCTTAGAGGTTTTTATTCTTATGAAATCAATTGTTTTATGACTTGCGACAAAGAGGCTGTTGCACTAAGCAGAAATTAACCTGCTTAGTGCAACAGCCTCCTCTTTTTTTGTCATTATATTTTTCAGGGATTGAAATTATCTAGTTAAAAAGACAGCTATTAGTTAACATAAAATTTGTTGATTAATAGCTTAAATTTTTAAATGACCTCAGTTGCAAATCTCACTCCCATATCAAATGCTTTTTTACAATCATCGGGGAATACTTCTTCTCGTCTCTTGGCCTTGGCCTCAACATCGAACGCGGTTGCAACAACCTTTGAGTAATCTTTAAACTGGTACGTATCAAAACTAAGGAGCGACTCAGTAGCCCCAAATGCCATGCGCATTGCAAATTCATTAAACTCAATGTGTTTATCCATACCATATGTTTTCAACATTTCTTCTGTTGCATTCATTGCGTAAATAAACCCAGTATTAATTTTCTTCGGAAAAAACGATCTATGAGAATCACTGTATTCTACATACTGAAACAGTAAACGGTCCATAAATGCTGCCATCTCACCAGTTACCCTTCCCCAATAAATCGGAGAACCTAATATAACGGCATCGGCTTCCTCTACTTTTTTAAAGATTGCTGCCAGATCATCCGGTATTGGGCACCTACCATAGCTTTTACTACCTTTGATTTTACAAGCAAAACAGCTAATACATCCTTTATAGTTAAGATCATAAAGATGGATCAATTCGGTCTCGGCTCCCTGTGATACTGCACCATCCAGTGCTTTATTTAGCAGTGTTGCAGTGTTACAAGTTTTTCTAGGACTTCCGTTAAATGCTATTACCTTCATAACTATACCTCCATATTTTGTTATTATTGACATCTTATACACTAAAGATCACTTATGTCAATAAATCGACATAGGTGATCCTATTACTATATTATCGATTGTCATTTAATTATGAAAATCCAGCCATAAATGATAATCACCCAGCCAATCTAGAAGCACTTAACTTGCTACCATTTATATTTTCCCTATACTTATTGGTCTTAATTGCTAGGTAACACCGCTGTCATCTAAAAAAGCCATTGAAAAAAATCCATATAGATACTGGCTTCGTCGGCCTTAATTCTCATACATGAGTTCCAGTACATGCCAAGATTATTAACAAATTCCCACTCTAGTTTTCATTCATCGAGTTGGCACTTGGTAACAGCTACGCTGGTATTCCCCTATTCATTGGTATGCTTTTTTCTGCCCTTGATGAGTTGTAACAATCTTGTATAGTGCTTTATTGCCCGTAATGAATAAAACGTTACTTTCAGCCCCGATTCCAAACTCACAGTTGGTAACAGTCTCGGGAGTTTGAATATACCCAATCTCTTCCCCCTTAGGAGAAAGCACCAAAATTCCTGGATGGGATGGATCATAGTTGGCGACAAAGATATTTCCGTCTGAATCCACTCTCATGCCGTCAGGCCGAGAGCCTAGAGACTGGTAAATTATTTCTCGGAATTTTGCAGTTCCGTCCTCAAGCAAATCATAGGCAAGAATGCCATCGAATCCGCGACGGGGGGCTAATCCTGCGGTTGACGATCTGTAGTCAAATAGGCCGTTATCGTTAGAATCTATATACAAAGTCTTTTTGTCTGGTGAAAGTGCAATCCCATTCGGCTTTCCTGCATTCGCTATAATAAGACTGATTCTTCCATCTCTATCGATCCGATACACTCCTTGGACAGCTTGATCCATAGCTTCTTTACCAAAATACCTTGGATCGGTAAAATAAATTTTACCGGTGTTATCTGTCGCAACATCATTTGGCGAATTTAAAAGCCGACCATCAAATTCGGCTGCAAGAATAACGGCCTTACCTGTTTTCAAATCAGTTGCGGTTATACGACGACCGCCGTAG
The genomic region above belongs to Pelorhabdus rhamnosifermentans and contains:
- a CDS encoding radical SAM protein → MHYTGTIWRPPYEASSLLIEVTAGCTHHKCKFCTLYDDLPFKFKMSPLEDIETDLAEVRSELSAWHSQPVNRVYLTGANPFVLKFERLKEIADMIHKYLPECQTIGCFARVTDIARKTDDELKALYELGYDGITIGVETGDGEILEFMNKGYPPEEIVTQSHRLDTVSIKYNYFYLTGISGAGRGKIGALATAKVFNQTHPQIIGSSMLTIYPNSELFAELQAGNWFEETELEKLEELKTLIGNLDIPVYFATLGASNALFVEGQLPKDKAAMVTHLEYLCNTQDESDLRHYRTHLKQL
- a CDS encoding MBL fold metallo-hydrolase, giving the protein MKIKTSTISGIIANETNRMTPIPTQQLFEDLYVIQDSFANIFLIKDNKKFIAIDAGINPDQIKQELTKLGISADDVKTVLLTHSDIDHVNGLSAFNKAEIYLPKAEVAMLNKFRITMTETDFNAATQAYSDLNQDESMFGDDDYWPQDDMQITNHSPHQLISFMKNKINQSFKTIDDGEKLHFDQTSIEAVLIAGHTKGLTSYIVNQKYIFVSDGLSLQNGYVAPFNKFLTLDQEQHRKSISKIKNLKGFDYIFTQHYGYTGNIAKAFENWLD
- a CDS encoding flavodoxin family protein, which translates into the protein MKIVAVISSSNYHGNSATLAREALKGAAEEGAQVTEIFLPKQKIEFCTGCLKCLARECPFSDDFTTIRQLVYEADGIILSSPTFAAAPNAIMKNFIDRLGMYERFTSSLGGKYMAGISTAGAMGAKQVATRLACMARDSIFKRGYLSGSLGVSIGAGRVMDNADQLLLARNLGRKITQDIKNHKKYLFQNLFGRLINYLFVKPNFYKVILKNRAGSMKAVYDNLSQRGLIS
- a CDS encoding PadR family transcriptional regulator, whose amino-acid sequence is MSLPYAVLGILTYSPMTGYNLGKIFNKSVNYSWTASLSQIYRELGILEKKGYVLSDIQQQDDKPNKKIYHITNDGKRAFDEWLTDFPEFFSAPKRDEFTLRLFFGSKVGAVELIKQFKRFIEERQNFKQMMVEGKKTLTEMIKNAKKNETELSIQQDEIFWHFIVKRALMTNQMLIQWAKECITELEAMLSQEKQRSE
- a CDS encoding flavodoxin family protein; the protein is MKVIAFNGSPRKTCNTATLLNKALDGAVSQGAETELIHLYDLNYKGCISCFACKIKGSKSYGRCPIPDDLAAIFKKVEEADAVILGSPIYWGRVTGEMAAFMDRLLFQYVEYSDSHRSFFPKKINTGFIYAMNATEEMLKTYGMDKHIEFNEFAMRMAFGATESLLSFDTYQFKDYSKVVATAFDVEAKAKRREEVFPDDCKKAFDMGVRFATEVI
- a CDS encoding SMP-30/gluconolactonase/LRE family protein, with product MKYDPTTEKVTVFRSPSGQADGLAFDVAGRLIAAEAADYGGRRITATDLKTGKAVILAAEFDGRLLNSPNDVATDNTGKIYFTDPRYFGKEAMDQAVQGVYRIDRDGRISLIIANAGKPNGIALSPDKKTLYIDSNDNGLFDYRSSTAGLAPRRGFDGILAYDLLEDGTAKFREIIYQSLGSRPDGMRVDSDGNIFVANYDPSHPGILVLSPKGEEIGYIQTPETVTNCEFGIGAESNVLFITGNKALYKIVTTHQGQKKAYQ